A genomic stretch from Lysobacter ciconiae includes:
- a CDS encoding lytic transglycosylase domain-containing protein, which produces MRPKTLLLPVLLAALAIPSAAFTQSSAAGRPAAGPGVSRPLATPPAAVQVDPQRERIGSAIAAAERGQFSAVLYADLSGHPLFPWVEYAAIARDINTLPRARAEAFLKQHQGTAVAEVFRQAWLAASDRRDDPSAVLSAWSGDIKSTTLRCAWLDARHALGRVDPDWTQQAQAIWTSTGRSLPDACDPVFATLESRGELPPSLRWQRLELAADEWDGEVMRAIARGLPAAERGLAEDYAAFIDTPHARALQWPKTDRSRRIASQGLAKLGKADPNRAESLLPQYARALNFSEADRGRVLYQIALWTVASYLPDSARRLNAVPAASYDPRLHEWRVRDALARSDWPAALAAIRKMGAEQRSDSRYTYFEARLAELAGDKATAQAKYREAARFPEFHGFLAADRIDQPYALCPATVQADAATRAAVAANPALQRAIGLHLLGRSGWAAKEWADAVARFNDTQRQVAVQIGQANGWFDRAVFWLGKAPGELQLYDMRFPLHHDTTIRREAGRNNIDPAWVAAEIRAESIFNPKARSGANAMGLMQVLPSTGEAVARRIGRGWGGASSLYDPDTNIVLGTAYLRQMLDQYGGKPYFAIAGYNAGPAPLTRWQTQRPDMDADFWIETISYKETREYVARVLAFSVIYDWRLDGDALRLEDRMHGRTNAARKPFACPTPVAGRS; this is translated from the coding sequence ATGCGACCCAAGACCCTGCTCCTGCCCGTGCTTCTCGCCGCGCTCGCGATTCCGTCGGCCGCGTTCACCCAGTCCAGCGCCGCGGGCCGACCCGCGGCCGGGCCCGGCGTGTCCCGACCGTTGGCGACGCCGCCTGCCGCGGTCCAGGTCGACCCGCAACGCGAGCGCATCGGCAGCGCGATTGCCGCCGCCGAGCGTGGCCAGTTCAGTGCGGTCCTATACGCGGATCTTTCCGGCCATCCGCTGTTCCCGTGGGTGGAGTACGCGGCGATCGCGCGCGACATCAACACGCTGCCACGTGCGCGCGCCGAGGCCTTCCTCAAGCAGCACCAGGGCACCGCCGTCGCCGAGGTGTTTCGCCAGGCGTGGCTGGCCGCCAGCGACCGTCGCGACGATCCCTCCGCCGTGCTTTCTGCATGGAGCGGGGACATCAAGAGCACGACCCTGCGCTGCGCGTGGCTGGATGCGCGCCACGCCCTGGGCCGGGTGGACCCCGATTGGACACAGCAGGCGCAGGCAATCTGGACCAGCACCGGCAGGTCCCTGCCCGATGCCTGCGATCCCGTGTTTGCCACCCTGGAGAGCCGCGGCGAGTTGCCGCCGTCGCTGCGCTGGCAACGACTGGAGCTGGCCGCCGACGAATGGGACGGTGAGGTCATGCGCGCGATTGCACGGGGCCTGCCCGCCGCCGAGCGCGGGCTGGCCGAGGACTACGCGGCGTTCATCGACACCCCGCATGCGCGCGCGCTGCAATGGCCCAAGACCGACCGCAGCCGCCGCATCGCGTCGCAGGGGCTGGCCAAGCTGGGCAAGGCCGACCCGAATCGGGCCGAGTCGCTGCTGCCGCAATACGCCCGCGCGCTCAACTTCAGCGAGGCCGATCGCGGCCGCGTGCTGTACCAGATCGCCCTGTGGACGGTGGCATCGTATCTGCCCGATTCGGCGCGCCGCCTGAACGCGGTGCCCGCGGCCAGCTACGACCCGCGTCTGCACGAGTGGCGGGTCCGCGACGCGCTGGCGCGCTCGGACTGGCCGGCGGCATTGGCCGCTATCCGCAAGATGGGCGCCGAGCAGCGCAGCGATTCGCGCTACACGTATTTCGAGGCCCGCCTGGCCGAGCTGGCCGGCGACAAGGCCACCGCGCAGGCGAAGTACCGCGAGGCCGCGCGCTTTCCCGAGTTCCACGGCTTCCTTGCCGCCGACCGCATCGACCAGCCCTATGCGCTGTGTCCGGCGACCGTCCAGGCCGATGCGGCCACCCGCGCCGCGGTGGCAGCCAACCCGGCGCTGCAGCGCGCGATCGGCCTGCACCTGCTCGGCCGCAGCGGCTGGGCGGCGAAGGAATGGGCCGACGCGGTGGCACGTTTCAACGACACCCAGCGCCAGGTCGCGGTGCAGATCGGGCAGGCCAACGGCTGGTTCGACCGCGCCGTGTTCTGGCTGGGCAAGGCGCCCGGGGAACTGCAGCTTTACGACATGCGCTTTCCGCTGCACCACGACACGACGATCCGGCGTGAGGCCGGGCGCAACAACATCGATCCGGCCTGGGTCGCCGCGGAAATCCGCGCCGAGAGCATCTTCAATCCGAAGGCACGTTCCGGCGCCAACGCGATGGGCCTGATGCAGGTCCTGCCGAGCACCGGCGAGGCGGTCGCGCGCCGCATCGGCCGCGGCTGGGGCGGCGCTTCCAGTCTGTATGACCCGGACACCAACATCGTCCTGGGCACGGCCTACCTGCGCCAGATGCTCGACCAGTACGGCGGCAAGCCCTACTTCGCCATCGCCGGCTACAACGCCGGTCCGGCCCCGCTGACGCGCTGGCAGACCCAGCGCCCCGACATGGACGCGGACTTCTGGATCGAGACCATCAGCTACAAGGAAACCCGCGAATACGTTGCCCGCGTGCTCGCCTTCAGCGTCATCTATGACTGGCGCCTGGACGGCGACGCCCTGCGTCTGGAGGACCGCATGCACGGTCGCACCAACGCAGCGCGCAAGCCCTTCGCGTGCCCCACGCCAGTGGCAGGCCGCTCGTGA
- a CDS encoding multifunctional CCA addition/repair protein translates to MKIYLVGGAVRDRLLGLPAGDRDWVVVGETQASMEAAGFKPVGRDFPVFLHPDTGEEHALARTERKSGRGYRGFVVDADPSVSLEEDLGRRDFTINAIAQDAQGDLVDPHGGVADIRARVLRHVGPAFVEDPLRVLRAARFMARFAPLGFTVAPETMALMQEITASGELAELVPERVWQELRRALASQRPSAFLRTLHEAGALAVVLPEVDALYGVPQRAEFHPEIDTGVHVELVCDMAARLAPGDELIGFSALTHDLGKALTPAHVLPRHIGHEQAGIAPLRALCERLKVPTEHHQLAAIACREHLNVHRFDELRASTVVALIERCDGFRKPGRIDQLATVCEADKRGRTGHAEDPYPQGESLRAAHAAARAVRTDALPEGLTGPAIGKAMREARIAAVAAATGKRP, encoded by the coding sequence ATGAAGATCTACCTGGTCGGCGGCGCGGTCCGCGACCGCCTGCTCGGCCTGCCCGCGGGCGACCGCGACTGGGTGGTCGTCGGCGAGACCCAGGCGTCGATGGAGGCGGCCGGCTTCAAACCGGTCGGCCGCGACTTCCCGGTGTTCCTGCATCCCGACACCGGCGAGGAGCACGCACTGGCGCGCACCGAGCGCAAGTCGGGCCGTGGCTACCGCGGCTTCGTGGTCGACGCCGATCCATCGGTATCGCTGGAGGAAGATCTGGGCCGGCGCGATTTCACCATCAACGCCATTGCCCAGGATGCCCAGGGCGACCTGGTCGATCCGCACGGCGGCGTCGCCGACATCCGGGCGCGGGTGTTGCGCCACGTCGGCCCGGCCTTCGTGGAGGACCCGCTGCGGGTGTTGCGGGCCGCGCGTTTCATGGCCCGCTTCGCCCCGCTCGGCTTCACCGTCGCGCCGGAGACCATGGCCCTGATGCAGGAGATCACCGCCTCCGGCGAACTGGCGGAACTGGTGCCCGAGCGCGTCTGGCAGGAACTGCGCCGCGCGCTCGCCAGCCAGCGGCCATCCGCGTTCCTGCGCACCCTGCACGAGGCCGGCGCGCTGGCGGTCGTGCTGCCGGAAGTCGACGCGCTGTATGGGGTCCCGCAGCGGGCCGAGTTCCACCCCGAGATCGATACCGGCGTGCACGTCGAACTGGTCTGCGACATGGCCGCCCGGCTGGCGCCCGGCGACGAGCTGATCGGGTTTTCCGCGCTGACCCACGACCTGGGCAAGGCACTGACGCCCGCGCACGTGCTGCCGCGCCACATCGGCCACGAACAAGCCGGCATCGCGCCGCTGCGTGCGCTGTGCGAACGCCTGAAAGTCCCCACCGAGCACCACCAGCTGGCGGCCATCGCCTGCCGCGAGCACCTCAACGTGCACCGTTTCGACGAGCTGCGCGCCAGCACCGTGGTGGCGCTGATCGAGCGCTGCGACGGCTTCCGCAAACCGGGCCGGATCGACCAGCTCGCGACCGTCTGCGAGGCCGACAAGCGTGGTCGCACGGGACATGCCGAAGACCCCTACCCGCAGGGCGAGAGCCTGCGCGCCGCCCATGCCGCGGCACGGGCCGTGCGCACCGACGCCCTGCCCGAAGGCCTCACCGGTCCGGCCATCGGCAAGGCGATGCGTGAGGCGCGGATCGCCGCAGTGGCCGCCGCGACCGGCAAGCGCCCCTAG
- a CDS encoding VanZ family protein, giving the protein MTTAPQRLSLMRPFRRPWLWLSLWLLLFVLVAAGSLMSADKLPPVDISGFDKVQHFVGYAVLSAGAVALFARLRTQSLIALVIIGFGIGLEFAQASLTTDRMGDVADALANTLGVLGGLLLSSTPAARWLQRLDARLP; this is encoded by the coding sequence GTGACCACGGCGCCGCAGCGTCTGTCGTTGATGCGGCCGTTCCGGCGGCCGTGGCTGTGGCTCTCGCTGTGGCTGCTGCTGTTCGTGCTGGTGGCGGCAGGCTCGCTGATGTCCGCGGACAAGCTGCCGCCGGTGGATATCTCCGGCTTCGACAAGGTGCAGCACTTCGTCGGTTATGCGGTGCTCTCGGCCGGTGCGGTCGCGCTGTTCGCACGCCTGCGCACCCAATCCCTGATCGCACTGGTCATCATCGGCTTCGGCATCGGCCTGGAATTCGCCCAGGCCAGCTTGACCACCGACCGGATGGGCGATGTGGCCGACGCGCTGGCCAATACGTTGGGCGTGCTCGGCGGGCTGCTGCTGTCCTCGACGCCGGCTGCCCGGTGGCTGCAGCGGCTGGACGCGCGGCTGCCCTGA
- a CDS encoding class I SAM-dependent methyltransferase — protein sequence MSHASSNPFDLPPPAAEALAHSAQLQAVIEQQIADNGGAIPFSRFMELALYAPGLGYYSAGASKFGAEGDFITAPELGPIFAACVAESIAPVIQQCGPEARILELGGGTGAFAEVALKRLLELDALPDRYAILEPSAQLRERQRERLRESLIGPVFDLVDWLDGPFDDDWDGVVFANEVIDALPTPRFVLQDGQVHEEHVVATAQGFARELRLADAFLASAVQHVGVRLQEPLPDGYRSEVLPQLPYWIQAVAGGLRRGAMLFVDYGYPRGEYYQLERSDGTLRAYYRHRMHADPLLWPGLQDITASVDFTALAEAGDAAGFDFVGYCSQASFLLGNGMAGVLERIESIKDEALRQRRINEVKRLTLPSEMGERFQVMGFQKDVEFGAAFLAGDLSFRL from the coding sequence GTGAGCCACGCCTCTTCCAACCCGTTCGACCTCCCGCCACCGGCCGCCGAAGCGCTCGCCCACAGCGCGCAGCTGCAGGCCGTCATCGAGCAGCAGATTGCCGACAACGGCGGGGCGATCCCGTTTTCCCGCTTCATGGAGCTGGCCCTGTACGCCCCCGGGCTGGGTTATTACAGCGCCGGGGCGAGCAAGTTCGGCGCCGAGGGCGACTTCATCACCGCCCCGGAGCTGGGACCGATCTTCGCCGCCTGCGTGGCCGAGTCGATTGCCCCGGTCATCCAGCAATGCGGGCCGGAGGCACGCATCCTCGAGCTGGGCGGCGGCACCGGCGCGTTTGCCGAGGTCGCCCTGAAACGCCTGCTGGAACTGGACGCGCTGCCCGACCGCTACGCCATCCTGGAGCCCAGCGCGCAGCTGCGCGAACGCCAGCGCGAGCGGCTTCGCGAGTCGCTGATCGGGCCGGTCTTCGACCTGGTGGACTGGCTGGACGGCCCCTTCGACGATGACTGGGACGGCGTGGTGTTTGCCAACGAGGTGATCGATGCCTTGCCGACGCCGCGCTTCGTGCTGCAGGACGGCCAGGTGCACGAGGAGCACGTGGTGGCGACCGCGCAGGGGTTCGCGCGCGAACTGCGCCTGGCCGACGCCTTCCTCGCCAGCGCGGTGCAGCATGTCGGCGTACGCCTGCAGGAGCCCTTGCCGGACGGCTACCGCTCCGAGGTCCTGCCGCAGCTGCCGTACTGGATCCAGGCGGTCGCCGGAGGCCTGCGCCGCGGGGCGATGCTGTTCGTCGACTATGGCTATCCGCGCGGCGAGTACTACCAGCTGGAACGCAGCGACGGCACCCTGCGCGCCTACTACCGTCACCGCATGCACGCCGATCCGCTGCTGTGGCCGGGGCTGCAGGACATCACCGCGTCGGTGGATTTCACCGCGCTGGCCGAAGCGGGGGATGCGGCCGGTTTCGATTTTGTCGGGTACTGCAGCCAGGCCAGTTTTCTGCTCGGCAACGGCATGGCGGGCGTGCTGGAGCGCATCGAGTCGATCAAGGACGAAGCGCTGCGCCAACGCCGGATCAACGAGGTCAAGCGGCTGACCCTGCCCAGCGAGATGGGCGAGCGGTTCCAGGTCATGGGCTTCCAGAAGGACGTCGAATTCGGCGCCGCCTTTCTCGCTGGCGACCTGAGTTTCCGTCTGTGA
- a CDS encoding pteridine reductase — translation MSRPVALVTGSAKRIGAQIARTLHAAGYDLALHYRHSRAEMEALAAELETARPGSTLIVQADLGEFDRLPEMIARTVGHFGRLDALVNNASGFTPTPIGQATPQQWDTLFASNARAPLFLAQAAAPHLAVHGGAIVNMVDIYAERPLAGHTMYCMAKAALLMATRSLALELGPQVRVNAVAPGAILWPHDATAEDPAAAAHGSQTPPTTADQAEKLARTPLQRTGTPAEVAEAVRWLLQDAGYCTGQVVHVDGGRMLAG, via the coding sequence ATGTCCCGCCCCGTCGCCCTGGTCACCGGCAGCGCCAAACGCATTGGCGCGCAGATCGCCCGCACCCTGCACGCCGCCGGCTACGACCTCGCGCTGCACTACCGCCACTCGCGCGCCGAGATGGAGGCACTGGCGGCGGAACTGGAGACGGCGCGTCCCGGCAGCACCCTGATCGTGCAGGCCGATCTGGGCGAGTTCGACCGGCTGCCGGAAATGATCGCCCGCACCGTCGGCCACTTTGGCCGGCTGGACGCGCTGGTCAACAACGCCTCCGGGTTCACCCCAACGCCGATCGGCCAGGCGACGCCGCAGCAGTGGGACACGCTGTTTGCCAGCAACGCACGCGCGCCCTTGTTCCTCGCCCAGGCCGCCGCGCCGCATCTGGCGGTTCATGGCGGCGCGATCGTCAACATGGTCGATATCTACGCCGAGCGCCCGCTGGCCGGCCACACGATGTACTGCATGGCCAAGGCCGCGCTGCTGATGGCGACCCGCTCGCTGGCCCTGGAACTGGGACCGCAGGTGCGGGTCAATGCCGTTGCCCCCGGCGCGATCCTGTGGCCGCACGACGCGACCGCCGAGGACCCCGCGGCTGCCGCGCACGGGTCCCAAACCCCGCCCACCACGGCGGACCAGGCGGAAAAACTGGCGCGCACGCCGCTGCAGCGCACGGGAACCCCGGCCGAGGTGGCCGAGGCGGTGCGCTGGTTGCTGCAGGATGCGGGTTACTGCACCGGCCAGGTCGTGCACGTGGACGGTGGCCGGATGCTCGCCGGCTGA
- the folK gene encoding 2-amino-4-hydroxy-6-hydroxymethyldihydropteridine diphosphokinase: MSRAYLSLGSNLEPVLHLRRAVQELRDRFGDLVLSPVYRTRAVGFEGNDFLNAAAVIETDLDPVALHDWLHALEDAHLRDRSGPRFGDRTLDVDIVLFDDRVLSAPGNLRIPRPDLQHAFVLRPLADIAPELVVPGDGRTLAQLWQIHPDRDFTLATVALAPAAAI, encoded by the coding sequence GTGAGCCGCGCCTACCTCAGCCTGGGCAGCAACCTGGAACCGGTGCTGCACCTGCGCCGCGCGGTGCAGGAGCTGCGGGATCGCTTCGGCGACCTGGTCCTCTCGCCGGTGTACCGCACCCGCGCGGTGGGGTTCGAGGGCAATGACTTCCTCAACGCCGCGGCGGTGATCGAAACCGACCTCGACCCGGTGGCCCTGCACGACTGGCTGCACGCGCTTGAGGATGCTCACCTGCGCGATCGCAGCGGGCCGCGGTTCGGCGATCGCACCCTGGACGTCGACATCGTGCTGTTCGATGACCGCGTGCTGTCCGCGCCCGGCAACCTGCGCATCCCGCGCCCGGACCTGCAGCACGCCTTTGTGCTGCGTCCGCTGGCGGACATTGCCCCGGAGTTGGTGGTGCCCGGCGATGGCCGCACGCTGGCGCAGCTGTGGCAGATCCACCCCGATCGCGACTTCACCCTGGCGACGGTTGCGCTCGCCCCCGCGGCGGCGATTTGA
- a CDS encoding mechanosensitive ion channel family protein — MTMLENLAFLEPLQAYPYAYTVLQLAGLALVAWLANWLTRVILVRVVTRVVKATPMRWDDALMSPKVLARLANIVPALIIASGIAAITDLPAGLETVVRNVAWAFVVLTIALAISNVLDAVNELYVRGSSRANERPIKGYLQVVKLVVYVFAVVVIIATLIDRSPLLLLSGFGAMSAVVLLVFKDTILSLVASIQLANNDMLRVGDWIEMPALQADGDVIDMALNTVKVQNWDKTVTTIPTYRLISDSFKNWRGMQESGGRRIKRSLLIDQSSVRFLEPEERSRLRRIALIDKYLDDKRHELEAYNANLLAKGKDPVNTRRVTNIGTFRAYVNHYLRAHSGIHQDMTLLVRQLEPGPTGLPIELYCFTNSVAWAVYEDTQSDIFDHLIAMLPEFGLRLYQAPSGADVSALVTGRQSPMADAIDPGIGAKLDQSDGDDESATDEGDGAPRALRPPADTSDDLES; from the coding sequence ATGACCATGCTCGAAAACCTGGCCTTCCTGGAGCCGCTCCAGGCCTACCCCTACGCATACACCGTGCTGCAGCTGGCCGGACTGGCGCTGGTCGCCTGGCTGGCCAACTGGTTGACCCGGGTGATCCTGGTGCGTGTCGTCACCCGCGTCGTGAAGGCGACTCCGATGCGCTGGGACGACGCGCTGATGTCGCCCAAGGTGCTCGCGCGGTTGGCCAACATCGTCCCGGCGCTGATCATCGCCAGCGGCATCGCCGCGATCACCGACCTGCCCGCCGGGTTGGAGACGGTGGTGCGCAATGTGGCCTGGGCGTTCGTGGTGCTGACCATCGCGCTTGCGATCAGCAATGTTCTGGACGCGGTCAACGAGCTGTACGTGAGAGGCAGCAGCCGCGCCAACGAGCGGCCGATCAAGGGCTACCTGCAGGTCGTCAAGCTGGTGGTCTACGTGTTTGCGGTGGTGGTCATCATCGCCACCCTGATCGACCGTTCGCCGCTGCTGTTGCTGTCGGGCTTCGGCGCGATGAGCGCGGTGGTGCTGCTGGTGTTCAAGGACACCATCCTGTCGCTGGTCGCCAGCATCCAGCTGGCCAACAACGACATGCTGCGGGTGGGCGACTGGATCGAGATGCCCGCCCTGCAGGCCGATGGCGACGTGATCGACATGGCGCTGAACACGGTCAAGGTGCAGAACTGGGACAAGACCGTCACCACCATTCCGACCTACCGCCTGATCAGCGACAGCTTCAAGAACTGGCGCGGCATGCAGGAGTCCGGCGGGCGGCGGATCAAGCGCTCTCTGTTGATCGACCAGTCCTCGGTGCGCTTCCTGGAACCCGAGGAGCGCTCGCGCCTGCGCCGCATCGCGCTGATCGACAAGTACCTGGACGACAAGCGGCACGAGCTGGAAGCCTACAACGCCAATTTGCTGGCCAAGGGCAAGGACCCGGTCAACACGCGCCGGGTGACCAACATCGGCACCTTCCGCGCCTACGTCAACCACTACCTGCGCGCGCACTCGGGCATCCACCAGGACATGACCCTGCTGGTGCGTCAGCTCGAACCGGGTCCGACCGGGTTGCCGATCGAGCTCTACTGCTTCACCAACAGCGTGGCCTGGGCGGTGTACGAGGACACCCAGTCGGACATCTTCGACCACCTGATCGCGATGCTGCCCGAGTTCGGCCTGCGCCTGTACCAGGCGCCCAGCGGCGCGGACGTGTCGGCGCTGGTGACGGGTCGGCAGTCACCGATGGCGGATGCGATCGATCCGGGCATCGGCGCCAAGCTGGACCAGTCCGACGGGGATGACGAGTCGGCCACGGACGAGGGCGACGGCGCGCCGCGTGCATTGCGCCCGCCCGCCGATACGTCGGACGACCTGGAATCATGA
- the folB gene encoding dihydroneopterin aldolase, whose translation MDKVFIEGLQVEALIGIYDWERRIRQPLVFDVEMGFDNRIPAASDAIEDTLNYKAVSKRIIAYVGESDFGLVETLAERVAALILEEFGVAHVRLKLGKPGAVRGARSVGVMIERSAAMVAP comes from the coding sequence ATGGACAAGGTATTCATCGAAGGGCTGCAAGTGGAGGCGCTGATCGGCATCTATGACTGGGAACGCCGGATCCGGCAGCCGCTGGTCTTCGACGTCGAGATGGGCTTCGACAACCGGATTCCGGCCGCCAGCGATGCCATCGAGGACACCCTCAACTACAAGGCGGTCAGCAAGCGGATCATCGCCTACGTCGGCGAGTCCGACTTCGGCCTGGTCGAGACCCTGGCCGAGCGCGTCGCGGCGCTGATCCTGGAGGAGTTCGGGGTGGCCCATGTGCGCCTGAAGCTGGGCAAGCCCGGCGCCGTGCGCGGTGCACGCTCGGTCGGCGTGATGATCGAACGCTCGGCCGCTATGGTGGCGCCATGA
- the tsaD gene encoding tRNA (adenosine(37)-N6)-threonylcarbamoyltransferase complex transferase subunit TsaD, with protein MKVLGIETSCDETGVAVYDTRDGLLAHALYSQISLHAEYGGVVPELASRDHVRKLLPLIRQTLDEAGMAVSDIDGVAYTAGPGLVGALLVGAGVARSLAWALDKPAIAVHHMEGHLLAPLLEDDPLGRPEPPFVALLVSGGHTQLIAVDAIGSYRLLGETLDDAAGEAFDKTAKLMGLPYPGGPQLAALAGQGTAGAYRFPRPMTNRPGLDFSFSGLKTQVMLAWRDSDQSGQARADIARAFEEAVVDTLAIKCERALEAADCETLVVAGGVGANVRLREKLQAMAVRRGGRVSFPRPAFCTDNGAMIAFAGALRLQAGQHGDAAVQVWPRWDMATLPAL; from the coding sequence ATGAAAGTCCTGGGCATCGAAACCAGTTGCGATGAAACCGGCGTGGCCGTCTACGACACCCGCGACGGCCTGCTCGCGCATGCGCTGTACAGCCAGATTTCGCTGCACGCGGAGTATGGCGGCGTGGTGCCCGAGCTGGCCAGCCGCGACCACGTGCGCAAGCTGCTGCCGCTGATCCGCCAGACGCTGGACGAGGCGGGCATGGCCGTGTCCGACATCGACGGGGTGGCCTACACCGCCGGTCCCGGTCTGGTGGGCGCGCTGCTGGTGGGCGCCGGTGTCGCCCGGTCGCTGGCCTGGGCGCTGGACAAGCCGGCGATCGCCGTCCACCACATGGAAGGCCACCTGCTGGCGCCGCTGCTGGAGGACGACCCGCTGGGCCGGCCGGAGCCGCCGTTCGTGGCCCTGCTGGTGTCGGGCGGGCACACCCAGCTGATCGCTGTGGATGCGATCGGCAGCTACCGGCTGCTGGGCGAGACGCTGGACGATGCCGCCGGCGAGGCCTTCGACAAGACCGCCAAGCTGATGGGCCTGCCGTATCCCGGCGGGCCGCAGCTCGCCGCGCTCGCGGGCCAGGGCACGGCCGGGGCGTACCGTTTCCCGCGGCCGATGACCAATCGCCCGGGGCTGGATTTCAGCTTCAGCGGGCTGAAGACCCAGGTCATGCTGGCCTGGCGCGACAGCGACCAGTCCGGCCAGGCCCGGGCGGATATCGCGCGCGCGTTCGAGGAGGCGGTGGTGGACACGCTGGCGATCAAGTGCGAGCGCGCCCTGGAAGCGGCCGACTGCGAGACGCTGGTGGTCGCCGGCGGGGTGGGCGCGAATGTGCGGCTGCGGGAGAAACTGCAGGCCATGGCCGTCCGGCGCGGCGGCCGGGTCAGCTTCCCGCGGCCGGCGTTCTGCACCGACAACGGCGCGATGATCGCCTTCGCCGGCGCGCTTCGCCTGCAGGCCGGCCAACACGGCGATGCCGCCGTTCAGGTCTGGCCGCGCTGGGACATGGCGACCCTGCCGGCGCTCTGA
- the rpsU gene encoding 30S ribosomal protein S21, with product MPAVKVRENEPFEFALRRFKRTCEKAGVLAETRKREYYEKPTQERKRKAAAAVKRQSRRVARDVTKRQRLY from the coding sequence ATGCCCGCCGTTAAAGTCCGCGAAAACGAGCCATTCGAGTTTGCCCTGCGTCGCTTCAAGCGCACCTGCGAAAAGGCCGGCGTCCTCGCCGAGACCCGCAAGCGCGAGTACTACGAAAAGCCGACCCAGGAGCGCAAGCGCAAGGCCGCAGCCGCCGTCAAGCGCCAGTCCCGTCGCGTCGCCCGCGATGTGACCAAGCGTCAGCGCCTGTACTGA
- a CDS encoding GatB/YqeY domain-containing protein, producing MPLKQQLTDDMKTAMKSGAKHDLGVIRLMLAAIKQKEVDERIELDDAQVLAILDKMVKQRRDSVSQFEAAAREDLAVIEREEILVIERYLPAKLDEAAISAAIDAAVSETGATGPADIGKLMGVLKPKLAGQADMGVVSKLVKQRLSA from the coding sequence ATGCCCCTGAAACAACAGCTTACCGACGACATGAAGACCGCGATGAAGAGCGGTGCCAAGCACGATCTGGGCGTGATCCGCCTGATGCTGGCGGCGATCAAGCAAAAGGAAGTCGACGAGCGCATCGAACTGGACGACGCCCAGGTGCTGGCGATCCTGGACAAGATGGTCAAGCAGCGCCGCGACTCGGTCAGCCAGTTCGAAGCGGCCGCGCGCGAGGACCTGGCCGTGATCGAGCGCGAGGAGATCCTGGTGATCGAGCGCTACCTGCCGGCCAAGCTGGACGAAGCGGCGATCAGCGCCGCCATCGACGCGGCCGTCAGCGAAACCGGTGCGACCGGGCCGGCCGACATCGGCAAGCTGATGGGCGTGCTAAAGCCCAAACTCGCCGGCCAGGCCGACATGGGCGTGGTGTCGAAGCTGGTGAAGCAGCGCCTGAGCGCTTAA
- a CDS encoding YihY/virulence factor BrkB family protein, translated as MTDRHMRIRELTERLQQSWPAKFVQRFIAYDILALAAALSFYTLLSLAPLVVMLLWLTTSLYPAAQGEFFHQIGLLVGPQVEQTARLIVANAEERPGTGSLAASLGAIALLVGASMVFGQLQVALNRVFRSDAARLGGMLAWLRKRLLSFGMALGVGFLLVVSMAAQAALAIMLRWLPDLMPVLAELVSFLLYTVVFSLIYRLLPDRPVSRRRALLGGAMTSALFMVGRWAIGLYLGQSTLGNAYGPAGGLVVMLVWLYYCAVVFLVGALITAMLDEHARVKRRLADEYAAGDAPEPAAPADPAATSHAPTA; from the coding sequence ATGACGGACCGTCATATGCGCATCCGCGAGCTCACCGAGCGACTCCAGCAAAGCTGGCCGGCGAAGTTTGTCCAGCGGTTCATCGCCTACGACATCCTCGCCCTCGCCGCGGCGCTGTCGTTCTACACGCTGCTCTCGCTGGCGCCGCTGGTGGTGATGCTGCTGTGGCTGACAACCTCGCTGTACCCCGCCGCGCAGGGCGAGTTCTTCCATCAGATCGGCCTGCTGGTCGGCCCGCAGGTCGAGCAGACTGCGCGCCTGATCGTCGCCAACGCGGAGGAGCGGCCCGGCACCGGCTCGCTGGCGGCGAGCCTGGGCGCGATCGCGCTGCTGGTGGGTGCATCGATGGTGTTCGGCCAGCTGCAGGTGGCGCTGAACCGGGTCTTCCGCAGCGATGCGGCGCGACTGGGCGGCATGCTGGCCTGGCTGCGCAAGCGCCTGCTGTCCTTCGGCATGGCGCTGGGCGTGGGCTTCCTGCTGGTGGTCTCGATGGCCGCGCAGGCGGCGCTGGCGATCATGCTGCGCTGGTTGCCCGACCTGATGCCGGTGCTGGCGGAACTGGTGTCGTTCCTGCTCTACACGGTCGTGTTCTCGCTGATCTACCGTCTACTGCCGGACCGCCCGGTCAGCCGGCGACGGGCGCTGCTCGGCGGGGCAATGACCTCGGCGCTGTTCATGGTCGGGCGCTGGGCGATCGGCCTGTACCTGGGCCAGTCGACACTCGGCAACGCCTACGGCCCGGCCGGCGGCCTGGTGGTGATGCTGGTCTGGCTGTACTACTGCGCGGTGGTGTTCCTGGTCGGCGCGCTGATCACCGCTATGCTGGATGAACACGCGCGGGTAAAGCGCCGACTGGCCGACGAGTACGCGGCCGGCGACGCCCCCGAGCCGGCGGCGCCCGCGGATCCGGCGGCGACCTCCCACGCCCCCACTGCCTGA